AGTATTATCGGGAGCGCCTGGCCGAGCGCGTAGGTGAAAAATAACAGGATGCAATAGGCGGGGTTCTGCTTAAGTATGCCGAGGCTCGCGATGACTAAAAGGAACGGGCCGCAGACCGGGCACGTAGGCGCCTCGAACAGGACGAAGACAAGGCCGAAGAGGAAAGCGCCCATCATTCCGCCGTGCCGTATCTGTAAACCGCGCGATACGGCATCCTCAAATAACCTGAACCTGATAAGCCCCGCCATATGCAGGCCTACCGGGAGCACGATGATAGCCGCGAGATAATAAAAGTACCGGCTTAACCTCATCATATGGCCTGCGAGCGTGCCTATAAGGGAGAACATGACGCCCATAAGCGTATAGCTCAGGACGAGGGCGGATACGAAAGAGAGGGTCAGCAGGAACGCTTTCTTCTTGGACGTGGAGACGCCGCCGATAAGGCCGACTATCACCGGTATCCTGACTATGGTGCAAGAGGCGAGGCTGAGGACCGCGGCCGCCCAGAAGACGACGACGAAAGTCCAGGGCGACCCTTCCTTGATTATATTCGTTATTGCGGCGAGATCGAAAGTCATAGGCTAGTATCTCTATAAGGCGAAAGCGTAACCGGCCATGTCCAGGTAACTCATCGGCAGGTTTGCGGGTTCGCTCACGAAGAAGATGGACGCCCTGCCCCTGCCCGGCTCTGACATCTCGCAGTGCGGCGTGTCCTTGAGCATCGTGAAGACGCAGGTCTTGTGGTCGTTATATTTGAGGCGCAGGAGAAGGAAATCCTTTGATGTCAGCCTCCCCTTTTTTGCCTTCCTCTCTATATCCCTGTGTTTGGACAGGGCTATGGCCATCAGCACCGGTTTTAGCTTCAGGCCCGTATTGTTTATCACTATGAATTCCTCGTTGTGGGGATGCGAGTTGAGGGCGATCCCGCAGCCGTTATCCGGCCTGACGCAGATGAGTTTATGAGTGCCGTGCTCGACCGGCGAAGAATAGATGGTATCGACGAGGCCGTTTTTTGCCGTCCTGCGCAATATCTTTGCCGTCGGCTTAAGCGTCCTTACCAACCCCTTCTTCTCGAGGCGCAGGAGTATCTTACCGGTGATGTTTATTGGTTTGAGCCTTATAGTTTTCACGCTGATTATTCTCTCGCCTGATTTTTGTAAAATTTCTTTATCACACCGACAACGTCTTTCGGCTCATCCACGATCGTGAAGAGCTTAAGGTCTTCTTTGGATATTGCCCCGCTCTTGAGGGCCGTAGATTTGAGCCAGTCGATCATCCCTTTCCAGTACTCGCTTCCCATGATGACTACCGGGAATTTCTGGATGCGCTGGGTCTGGATAAGGTTGATGGCCTCGAAGAATTCGTCGAGCGTGCCGTAGCCTCCGGGCATTATCACGAAGGCCTTCGCGTATTTTACGAACATGACTTTCCTGACGAAGAAATAGCGGAAATCGAGGAGGGTGTCCACGTATTTATTGGCTTCTTGTTCGAGAGGTATCTGGATATTCAGGCCTATCGAGTGGCCTTTCGCCCTCTTCGCGCCCTTATTTGCGGCCTCCATGATCGCGGGGCCGCTGCCGGTTATGATGGCGTATCCTTCCTTGGCGAGCAGGTAAGCGGTCTCCTCGGCCATCCTGTAGTATTTACTGCCGGGCTTGAAACGGCTGGAGCCGAATATCGACACGGCCTGGCCGGCCTTGGAAAGTGTCTCGAATCCGTCGACGAACTCGGACATTATCCTGAATATCCGCCAGGTGTCCTCCTGCGTGAAATCATTTACGATGGCGACGTTCTCGCGCATGGCGTGCCTCCTTATTAAGGAAAGGGTGGATTCTGTTGATTTATTGTATCAAAGAGTAGTAAAATAGGCAAACCAAAAACAGAAAGGGCGCTACGATGAAAGAACTGAAATTCGATTTCAATAACATGTTCGGTTTCAATGTCGGAAAAGAGAACGGCGTCGAGGAAACGGAATTAAACGCCCTTTCCTACGCCGT
The nucleotide sequence above comes from Candidatus Omnitrophota bacterium. Encoded proteins:
- a CDS encoding cytochrome c biogenesis protein CcdA encodes the protein MTFDLAAITNIIKEGSPWTFVVVFWAAAVLSLASCTIVRIPVIVGLIGGVSTSKKKAFLLTLSFVSALVLSYTLMGVMFSLIGTLAGHMMRLSRYFYYLAAIIVLPVGLHMAGLIRFRLFEDAVSRGLQIRHGGMMGAFLFGLVFVLFEAPTCPVCGPFLLVIASLGILKQNPAYCILLFFTYALGQALPIILVGVFSGIVKYIHPKVEAVEKVASIIGGNILILLAISLFILG
- a CDS encoding TIGR00730 family Rossman fold protein, with protein sequence MRENVAIVNDFTQEDTWRIFRIMSEFVDGFETLSKAGQAVSIFGSSRFKPGSKYYRMAEETAYLLAKEGYAIITGSGPAIMEAANKGAKRAKGHSIGLNIQIPLEQEANKYVDTLLDFRYFFVRKVMFVKYAKAFVIMPGGYGTLDEFFEAINLIQTQRIQKFPVVIMGSEYWKGMIDWLKSTALKSGAISKEDLKLFTIVDEPKDVVGVIKKFYKNQARE